The Oryzias melastigma strain HK-1 linkage group LG13, ASM292280v2, whole genome shotgun sequence genome window below encodes:
- the LOC112149520 gene encoding sodium/calcium exchanger 2, with protein MFPSGPASPAVLLLVSLLSLPLCQPESQPGGPSSDLDVRTLIPSESPPYSPTALSYANATPPGSKDKCNEVTRCYPGILLPVWKPENPGLGYQVARAVVYFLSLMYMFLGVSIIADRFMASIEVITSQEKEVTITMPNGETSVATVRIWNETVSNLTLMALGSSAPEILLSVIEVCGHEFEAGQLGPGTIVGSAAFNMFVIIGICVWTIPNGESRKIKHLRVFFITAFWSIFAYIWLYLILSAISPGVVEVWEALVTLLFFPVCVLLAWIADRRLLFYKYMGKRYRADKRRGIVVETEGDLTPSKSGMEMLVDGKFPPRGSAVVPAENCGGGAQDGAPAANSVGAVATGGNLPNSNSMMVNVESSRELDESRKEVIRILKELKQKYPDKELDQLVELANYYALLHQQKSRAFYRVQATRMMIGAGNVLKKHAADHARRTAVADEEAPEEDDLAVCSRISFESAHSQCMENCGVLMLAVTCQGGLGENTFYVDYRTEDGSANAGSDYDYTEGTLVFKPGETRKEIKIGIIDDDIFEEDEHFFVRLLNLRIGDAEGMFESDEVGATPKARLVEPLVATVTILDDDHAGIFTFSERTARVSESVGTMEVTVVRNSGARGTVILPYHTEPGSAKGGEDYEDVQGELEFTNDQTTQTLQVRIIDDEEYEKHENFFIVLEEPRWLKRGISALLLNQEGGEGQMSTEEEEARRIAEMGKPILGEHSRLEVVIEESYEFKSTVDKLIKKTNLALVIGTHSWREQFVEAVTVSAGDGDEDEEGREERPPSCSDYFMHFLTVFWKVLFACVPPTEYWNGWACFFVSISTIGILTAVIGDLASHFGCTVGLRDTVTAVVFVALGTSIPDTFASKVAAVQDQHADASVGNVTGSNAVNVFLGIGVAWSVAAIYWNIKGDSFKVDPGSLAFSVTLFTIFAFICMAVLLFRRRPSIGGELGGPRVPRILTTLLFFGLWFLYILFSSLEAYCHISGF; from the exons ATGTTTCCCTCTGGCCCCGCCTCCCCCGccgtcctcctcctcgtctcGCTCCTCTCGCTGCCCCTCTGCCAGCCGGAGTCGCAGCCCGGCGGGCCGAGCTCCGACCTGGACGTGCGAACGCTCATCCCCTCTGAGTCGCCGCCCTACTCGCCAACTGCTCTGTCCTATGCAAACGCCACTCCGCCCGGAAGCAAGGACAAGTGCAATGAGGTGACGAGGTGCTACCCCGGAATCCTGCTGCCCGTCTGGAAGCCCGAAAATCCTGGGCTGGGGTACCAGGTGGCCCGAGCCGTGGTCTACTTCCTGTCACTGATGTACATGTTCCTGGGGGTGTCCATCATCGCAGATCGCTTCATGGCATCCATCGAGGTCATCACCTCACAG GAGAAAGAGGTAACCATAACGATGCCCAATGGGGAAACGTCAGTGGCGACAGTTCGAATCTGGAACGAAACGGTGTCGAACCTGACCCTCATGGCTCTGGGCTCCAGCGCTCCAGAGATCCTGCTGTCTGTTATTGAG GTGTGCGGTCATGAGTTCGAGGCCGGTCAGCTGGGCCCCGGCACCATCGTCGGCAGCGCAGCTTTCAACATGTTTGTGATCATCGGGATCTGCGTGTGGACCATCCCCAACGGAGAGTCGCGTAAGATCAAACACCTCCGGGTGTTCTTCATCACCGCCTTCTGGAGCATCTTCGCCTACATCTGGCTCTACCTCATCCTGTCGGCCATATCGCCGGGCGTGGTGGAG GTCTGGGAGGCCCTTGTCACGCTGCTCTTCTTCCCCGTCTGTGTCCTCCTGGCTTGGATTGCTGACCGCCGCCTGCTCTTCTACAAGTACATGGGCAAGCGTTACCGCGCCGACAAGCGTCGCGGCATCGTGGTCGAGACGGAAGGGGACTTGACTCCCAGCAAGAGCGGCATGGAGATGCTCGTTGACGGGAAGTTCCCGCCTCGAGGGAGCGCAGTGGTCCCCGCTGAGAACTGTGGGGGTGGAGCACAGGATGGGGCCCCTGCAGCCAACAGCGTTGGAGCCGTGGCGACGGGAGGGAACCTGCCCAACTCCAACAGCATGATGGTGAACGTGGAGAGCAGCAGGGAGCTGGACGAGAGCCGCAAGGAG GTGATCCGCatcctgaaggagctgaagcAGAAATATCCGGACAAAGAGCTGGACCAGCTGGTGGAGCTGGCAAACTATTACGCTCTGCTGCACCAGCAGAAGAGCAGAGCCTTCTACCGCGTACAG GCAACTCGGATGATGATCGGAGCCGGAAACGTCCTGAAGAAGCACGCGGCCGACCACGCGCGCCGCACGGCCGTGGCAGACGAGGAGGCGCCCGAGGAGGACGACCTGGCCGTGTGCAGCCGCATCTCATTTGAGAGCGCCCACAGCCAGTGCATGGAGAACTGCGGCGTCCTGATGCTGGCCGTCACCTGCCAAG GAGGCCTTGGAGAAAACACCTTCTATGTGGACTACAGAACCGAAGACGGTTCTGCCAATGCCGGGTCGGACTACGATTACACCGAGGGAACCCTGGTGTTCAAACCCGGAGAAACGCGTAAAGAGATTAAG ATTGGAATCATTGATGACGACATTTTTGAGGAAGACGAGCACTTCTTCGTCCGTCTGCTCAACCTGCGCATCGGCGATGCCGAGGGGATGTTTGAAAGCGACGAAGTGGGCGCCACCCCGAAAGCTCGTTTAGTGGAGCCCCTGGTTGCCACGGTAACCATCCTGGATGACGACCACGCCGGCATCTTCACGTTCAGCGAGCGCACGGCGCGTGTGAGCGAGAGCGTGGGGACCATGGAGGTCACCGTGGTCCGTAACTCCGGCGCCCGAGGCACCGTCATCCTGCCGTATCACACCGAGCCCGGCAGCGCCAAGGGGGGAGAGGACTACGAGGACGTGCAAGGAGAGCTGGAGTTCACCAACGACCAGACCAC TCAGACGCTGCAGGTGAGGATCATTGACGATGAAGAGTATGAGAAGCACGAAAACTTCTTTATCGTTCTGGAGGAGCCCCGCTGGCTGAAAAGAGGCATCTCAG cTCTGCTGCTCAACCAGG AGGGGGGAGAGGGGCAGATGAgcacggaggaggaggaggcccgCAGGATAGCGGAGATGGGGAAGCCCATCCTGGGGGAGCACAGCCGCCTGGAGGTGGTCATCGAGGAGTCCTACGAGTTCAAG AGCACCGTCGACAAACTCATAAAGAAGACCAACCTGGCTCTGGTCATCGGGACGCACTCGTGGAGGGAACAGTTTGTAGAGGCGGTGACGGTCAGTGCAG GTGACGGTGATGAGGACGAGGAAGGACGAGAAGAGCGCCCTCCGTCTTGTTCTGATTACTTCATGCACTTCCTGACCGTATTCTGGAAGGTTCTGTTCGCCTGCGTCCCGCCCACAGAGTACTGGAATGGCTGGGCCTGCTTCTTTGTGTCCATCAGCACCATCGGGATCCTCACCGCCGTCATCGGCGATTTGGCCTCACACTTTGGCTGCACCGTGGGCCTGCGGGACACCGTGACAGCTGTGGTGTTCGTGGCGTTGGGAACATCGATTCCAG ACACATTTGCGAGTAAAGTGGCCGCTGTGCAGGATCAACATGCCGACGCCTCTGTCGGGAACGTAACCGGCAGCAACGCCGTCAACGTCTTCCTTGGCATTGGCGTGGCGTGGTCGGTGGCCGCCATCTACTGGAACATCAAAGGAGACAGCTTCAAAGTTGACCCGGGCTCACTGGCCTTCTCCGTCACGCTCTTCACCATCTTTGCGTTCATCTGCATGGCGGTTCTTCTGTTCAGGCGCCGGCCTTCCATCGGCGGAGAGCTCGGGGGGCCCAGGGTGCCCCGCATCCTGACCACCCTGCTGTTCTTCGGCCTGTGGTTTCTCTACATCCTGTTCTCCAGCCTGGAGGCCTACTGCCACATCAGCGGCTTTTAA